One Pseudomonas sp. B21_DOA genomic window, GGCGGCAAGTAATACGCTTTTGCTTCATGTGGGAGCGAGCTTGCTCGCGAAGAGGCCGGCACAGTCAACATTCGTGTCGGCAGACAGATTGCTTTCGCGAGCAAGCTCGCTCCCACAGAAAAGCAGCTCCACCGATGCTCAGTGAACCCGAATAACAATCCACAGAGGTTGAATCATGGCGGTTAACAACGAACGTGCAGGCACTAACCCGTTGATCGAAAGGCGTTCGATCGACTACATCCCGGAAGCGGAAAGACACGGTCGTCTGTTCAGCCAGTTCACCCTGTGGATGGGCGCCAACCTGCAGATCACTGCGATCGTCACCGGGGCCCTGGCCGTGGTGCTTGGCGGTGATGTGTTCTGGTCGTTGATCGGTCTGCTGATCGGCCAACTGCTCGGCGGTGGCGTGATGGCGCTGCATGCCGCGCAAGGGCCGAAACTGGGCTTGCCGCAGATGATCTCCAGCCGTGTGCAATTCGGCGTTTATGGCGCGGCGATTCCGATCGTGCTGGTGTGCCTGATGTACCTGGGTTTCACTGCCACCGGGACGGTGCTGTCCGGGCAGGCGCTGGGTCAGTTGTTCGGTGTCAGCGACAGTGTTGGCATCCTGATTTTCGCCAGTGTCATCGTGCTGGTCACAGTGCTCGGCTATCGGGTGATCCACTGGATCGGCCGCGTCGCCAGCGTGATTGGCGTGATCGCTTTCGTGTTCCTGTTCTGGCGGCTGATGAGCCAGACCGACGTTGGTGCACTTCTGCAGATTCGTCATTTCAGCTGGAGCAGCTTTCTGCTGGCGGTGTCGTTGGCGGCGTCGTGGCAGATCGCTTTCGGCCCGTATGTGGCGGACTATTCACGCTACCTGCCGAGCGCCACTTCGTCGGTGAAAACCTTCTTCGCCGCTGGTGCAGGTTCGGTGATTGGCGCGCAGGTGGCGATGATCCTCGGCGTGTTTGCCGCCGCTTCGGCCAACGGTCAATTTGCCGGTCATGAAGTCGCCTACATCGTCGGCCTCGGCGGTACCGGCGCCACCGCCGCGCTGCTGTATTTCAGCATCGCGTTCGGCAAAGTGACCATTTCGACGCTGAACTCCTACGGCAGCTTCATGTGCATCGCCACCATCATCAGTGGCTTCAAAGGGCACCTGACGGTTTCCCGTATGCAGCGGCTGGTGTTCGTGCTGTTCATCGTCGGCGCGGCAACCTTGATCGCCTTGCTCGGGCAGCACTCGTTCCTCGGTGCGTTCAAGTCGTTCATCCTGTTTCTGCTCGCCTTCTTCACACCGTGGAGCGCGATCAATCTGGTCGACTACTACTGCATCACCCGCGAGCGCTACGACGTGCCGGCGCTGGCTGATCCGAACGGCCGCTACGGCCGGTGGAACCTGCTCGGTATCAGCGTCTACGTGTTCGGCGTGCTGGTGCAGTTGCCGTTCATCTCGACCAAGTTCTATACCGGCCCGCTGGTGGCGGCCCTCGGTGATGTGGATATTTCCTGGATCATCGGCCTGGTGCTGCCGGCCGCCGTCTATTACTTCTGCGCAAAGAAATGGCACAGCGCAGTGCCCGATCGCCTGATTCTGCCGGTCGAGCAGAACAGCACCCCACAAGCAAAAAACAGCGGGACCGGTCGCGCTGCGGCGCAGGCCTGATCTGGACGTGGACCAGGCTGGATGCCTCTTGAACTGCCGTAAGCCCATTCATGATTAGGAGCGTCACGACAATGAAATCGAGCAAGACCCTGCTGACCACATTGCTGTCCATGGGCCTGTTGGCCAGTGCCGGTGCGACCCAAGCCGCCGGCTGGTGCGAATCGGGCAAACCAGTGAAATTCGCCGGCCTGAACTGGGAAAGCGGCATGCTCCTGACCGACGTGCTGCAAGTGGTGCTGGAGAAAGGTTACGGCTGCAAGACCGACAGCCTGCCGGGCAATTCCATCACCATGGAAAACGCCCTGAGCAGCAACGATATTCAAGTGTTCGCCGAAGAGTGGGTCGGCCGCAGCGAGGTCTGGAACAAGGCCGAGAAGGCCGGCAAGGTCGTCGGTGTCGGCGCGCCGGTGGTGGGCGCGGTCGAAGGCTGGTACGTGCCGCGTTACGTGATCGAAGGCGACGCCAAGCGCAAGCTTGAGGCGAAAGCACCGGACCTGAAGAACATCGCTGACCTGGGCAAATACTCCGCTGTGTTCAAGGACGCCGAAGAGCCGTCCAAGGGCCGCTTCTACAACTGCCCGGCCGGCTGGACCTGCGAGCTCGACAACAGCGAAATGCTCAAGCGCTACGGCCTCGAAAACAGCTACACCAACTTCCGCCCGGGCACCGGCCCTGCGCTGGATGCGGCGGTGTTGTCGAGTTACAAGCGTGGCGAACCGATCCTCTTCTACTACTGGTCGCCGACCCCGCTGATGGGGCAGATCGATGCGGTCAGGCTTGAAGACCAGGCGCAGAGCAACAAGACCATCAGCATCAAGGTCGGCCTGTCAAAAACCTTCCACGACGAAGCCCCGGAACTGGTCGCCGTGCTGGAAAAGGTCAACCTGCCGATCGACCTGCTCAATCAGAACCTCGGGCGCATGGCCAAGGAGCGGATCGAGTCGGCAAAACTGGCGAAAATCTTCCTCAAGGAACATCCTGAAGTCTGGCACGCATGGGTGAGCGACGACGCAGCCAAGAAAATCGACGCGGCCTTGTAGGTCAGGTTTGCCCGGCTGCCAGCACGGCAGCCGGACGCTTGATCGCAACCCCTTGATTGAGAGTCCCTTATGTTTCCCGAAAGCTTTACCTTTTCCATCGCCGACTGGGTCAACGGTTGGGTCGATTCGCTGGTGACCAACTACGGCGACGTGTTCCGGCATATCTCCGACACGCTGCTGTGGGCCATCGTCAGTCTCGAAGGTTTGCTGCGTGCGGCGCCGTGGTGGTTGATGCTGGCAATCGTCGGTGTCATCGCCTGGCACGCCACGCGCAAAGTCGTCACCACCGCCGTGATTGTCGGCTTGCTGTTTCTGGTGGGTGCGGTTGGCCTCTGGGACAAGCTCATGCAGACCCTGGCGCTGATGATGGTCGCGACGATCATTTCGGTGCTGATCGGCATCCCGCTGGGGATCCTCTCGGCGCGCAGCAACCGCCTGCGTTCGGTGCTGATGCCGCTGCTCGATATCATGCAGACGATGCCGAGTTTCGTTTATCTGATTCCGGTGCTGATGCTCTTTGGCCTGGGCAAGGTGCCGGCGATTTTCGCCACGGTGATCTACGCCGCGCCGCCGCTGATTCGCCTGACCGACCTCGGTATTCGTCAGGTTGACGGCGAAGTGATGGAGGCGATCAACGCCTTCGGCGCCAACCGCTGGCAGCAACTGTTCGGCGTGCAACTGCCGCTGGCGCTGCCGAGCATCATGGCCGGGATCAACCAGACCACGATGATGGCCCTTTCGATGGTGGTGATCGCTTCGATGATCGGCGCCCGTGGCCTCGGTGAAGACGTGCTGGTGGGCATTCAGACCCTCAACGTCGGCCGTGGTCTCGAAGCCGGGCTGGCGATCGTGATTCTCGCGGTGGTCATCGACCGCATCACTCAAGCGTACGGCCGGCCACGTCACGAGGTGAGCAAATGAGCAACGCAAGCGTGAGCAAGATCGAAGTGCGCAACGTCTTCAAGATTTTCGGCAACCGCGCCAAGGATGCGCTGGCCATGGTCGGCCAGGGCAAGAGCAAGGATCAAGTGCTCAACGAAACCGGTTGCGTGGTCGGCGTGAATGACTTGTCGCTGAGCATCGGCACTGGCGAAATCTTCGTGATCATGGGCCTGTCCGGTTCCGGCAAATCCACCCTGGTGCGCCACTTCAATCGCCTGATCGACCCCACCAGCGGGGCGATTCTGGTCGATGGCGAGGACATCCTGCAGTACGACATGGACGCCCTGCGCGAATTTCGCCGGCACAAGATCAGCATGGTGTTCCAGAGCTTCGGCCTGCTGCCGCACAAGAGCGTGCTCGATAACGTCGCCTACGGTCTGAAAGTGCGCGGCGAGAGCAAGCAGATCTGCGCCGAACGCGCGCTGCACTGGATCAACACCGTCGGTCTCAAAGGCTATGAAAACAAATACCCGCACCAGCTCTCCGGCGGCATGCGTCAGCGCGTCGGCCTCGCCCGCGCCTTGGCGGCGGACACCGACATCATTCTGATGGACGAAGCGTTCAGTGCGCTGGACCCGCTGATCCGCGCCGAGATGCAGGACCAGTTGCTCGAACTGCAGAAGACCCTGCACAAGACCATCGTCTTCATCACCCACGACCTCGACGAAGCCGTGCGCATCGGCAATCGCATCGCGATTCTCAAGGATGGCCGGTTGATCCAGGTGGGCACGCCAGAGAGATCCTGCATTCACCGGCCGATGAGTATGTCGACCGGTTCGTGCAGCGGCGGGCGGCGGTGGTCTGACACTGAGTGGCCGTTGTGGTGAGGGATTTATCCCCGTTCGGCTGCGAAGCAGTCGTAAAACCGGCCACTGCGGTCTGTCTGACGGATTTGCGGGCATGGTTTGGGGCGGCTTCGCCACCCAACGGGGATAAATCCCCTCACCACAGGGTTACCGGCATCAACAGAATTGGTATGAGGTTAGAGATGTCCCAGGCTGAAAAAATCATCATCACCGGCGCGCCTCTGCGTTGGCAGGACGTGGTTGCTGTTGCCCGTCACCGTGCGCCGCTGGAACTGTCCAGCGAGACCTGGGCGCGCATCGACAACGCGCAGGCCATCGTTCAGCGCATTGTCGCCAGCGGCGAGCGCGCCTATGGCGTCAACACCGGTCTGGGCGGTCTGTCGAACGTTTCGCTGCAGGACGAACAGCTCAGCCAACTCTCGCGCAACACCTTGCTCAGCCATGCCTGCGGTGTCGGCCCGGTGCTCAGCGATGAGCAGACCCGCGCCATCATCTGCGCCGCGATCCACAACTACAGCCACGGCAAATCCGGGCTGCATCGGCGCGTGGTCGAAGGGCTGCTGGCGCTGCTCAATCGCGGCATTACCCCGCAGGTGCCGTCGCAAGGTTCGGTGGGTTACCTGACGCACATGGCGCACGTCGGCATCGCGCTGCTCGGCGTTGGCAATGTCAGCTATCGCGGGCGGATCATTCCGGCGCAACAGGCGCTGGCCGAGGAGGGCCTGCAACCTGTGCAGCTCGGCGCGAAGGATGGCTTGTGTCTGGTCAACGGCACGCCGTGCATGACCGGCCTCAGTTGCCTGGCGATTGCCGATGCGACGCGGCTGCTGCAATGGGCCGATGTCATTGGTGCGATGAGTTTCGAAGCCCAGCGCGGCCAGATCGATGCGTTCGATGCAGAGATCATTGCGCTCAAGCCGCATCCGGGCATGCAGCAGGTCGGCAACAACCTGCGCGCCTTGCTCGATGGCAGCGAAGTGATCGCTGCGAGCAAAGGCATTCGCACTCAGGATGCGCTGAGCATTCGTTCGATCCCGCAGGTCCACGGCGCCGCCCGTGATCAACTGGAGCATGCGATCAAACAGGTGGAAGCCGAACTCAACGGCTGCACCGACAACCCGTTACTGCTGGGCACTCCGGACAATTTCCGGGTGATGTCGCAGGCCAACCCGCACGGTCAATCCGTGGCGATGGCGGCCGATCTGCTGGCGATTGCCATGGCCGAAATCGGCTCGATCGCCGAGCGCCGTCTCGATCGTCTGGTGAATCCGCACGTCAGCGGCTTGCCGGCGTTTCTGGTGGCCAATCCCGGGGTCAACTCGGGGATGATGATCGTGCAATACGTCGCCGCCTCGCTGTGTGCGGAAAACCGCCAATTGGCGCAACCGGCGGTGCTCGATAACTACATCACCTCGGGCCTGCAGGAAGACCACCTGAGCATGGGCACCAACGCCGCGCTGAAGCTGCACCGCGCGCTGGAAAACTGCACGCAGATTCTCGCGATTGAATATCTGCTGGCGGCGCAGGCGTTTGAGTTCCTCAAGGAACAGCGCTTTGGCGTGGGCACTGACCGCGCGTGGAAACTGCTGCGCGAAACGGTCCCCGCCTACGACCAGGATCGCTGGCTGGCGCCGGATATCGCTGCCGCTGCGACCGTATTGAAACACCCGAATCTGCCGCACAACGTCCTACCGGACTTGCACTGACAACTACCCATACCAGCGTGCCAAGGCGTGGATCGTTCACAAGACGTGAAGCGACGGATAACGGAATGCTCCGGAGCGACTGGTAGTTAATAACAATGCCTAACAGGAGCATTTTAATGACTGCGCTGAACCTGATCCCCGGCCAACTGAGCCTGGCCCAACTGCGTGACGTCTACCAGAACCCGGTCACACTGACCCTCGACAACAGCGCCAGCGCGCAGATCGAGGCCAGCGTCGCCTGCGTCGAGCAGATCCTCGCCGAGAACCGCACCGCCTACGGCATCAACACCGGTTTCGGCCTGCTCGCCTCGACGCGCATCGCCAGTGAAGACCTGGAAAACCTGCAGCGTTCGCTGGTGCTCTCGCACGCTGCCGGCGTTGGCCAGCCGATCAGCGATGACCTTGTGCGATTGATCATGGTGCTCAAGGTCAATAGCCTCAGCCGGGGTTTTTCCGGGATTCGTCGGCAGGTGATCGATGCGCTGATCGCGCTGATCAATGCCGAGGTCTATCCGCACATTCCGCTGAAAGGTTCGGTCGGCGCATCCGGCGATCTGGCGCCGTTGGCGCACATGTCGCTGGTGCTGCTCGGCGAGGGCAAGGCGCGTTACAAGGGTGAATGGCTTGAAGCCACCGAAGCACTGAAAGTCGCCGGCCTGACGCCGCTGACTTTAGCGGCCAAAGAAGGTCTGGCGCTGCTCAACGGTACCCAGGTTTCCACAGCGTTTGCGCTGCGCGGTTTGTTCGAAGGCGAGGATCTGTTTGCCGGTGCACTGGCGCTGGGCAGTCTTACTGTTGAAGCCGTGCTCGGTTCGCGCTCGCCGTTCGACGCGCGCATTCACGCCGCACGTGGGCAGAAAGGGCAGATCGATGCCGCTGCGGCTTATCGCGATCTGCTCGGTGAGCGCAGCGAAGTCTCCGCCTCGCACGAGAATTGCGACAAGGTCCAGGACCCGTACTCGCTGCGTTGCCAGCCGCAAGTCATGGGCGCTTGCCTGACCCAGTTCCGCCAGGCCGCTGAAGTGCTGGCGGTGGAAGCCAACGCGGTTTCCGACAACCCCTGGTCTTCGCCGCTGAAGGCGACGTGATTTCCGGCGGCAACTTCCACGCCGAACCGGTGGCCATGGCCGCTGACAACATGGCGCTGGCCATCGCCGAAATCGGCTCGCTGAGCGAGCGGCGCATCTCGCTGATGATGGACAAGCACATGTCGCAACTGCCGCCGTTCCTGGTGGCCAATGGCGGGGTGAACTCCGGTTTCATGATCGCTCAGGTCACCGCTGCGGCGTTGGCCAGTGAAAACAAGGCGTTGTCCCATCCACATTCGGTGGACAGCCTGCCGACCTCGGCCAACCAGGAAGATCACGTATCGATGGCCCCGGCCGCCGGCAAGCGTCTGTGGGAAATGGCCGAGAACACTCGCGGCATTCTCGCCGTGGAATGGCTGGCGGCGGTGCAGGGCCTGGATCTGCGCAACGGTCTGAAGACCTCGCCGAAGCTCGAACAGGCGCGGGCGATTTTGCGCAGGGAAGTGCCGTTTTATGAGAAGGATCGGTTCTTTGCCCCGGACATCAATGCGGCGACTGAATTGCTGGCGTCGCGGTGTTTGACCGAGCTGGTTTCGGCGAAGCTTTTGCCGAGCCTCTAATCCACCCACTGATCGTTCCCACGCTCTGCGTGGGAATGCCTCAAGGGACGCTCCGCGTCCAGTGACGCGGAGCGTCACGGGCTGCATTCCCACGCAGAGCGTGGGAACGATCACTATAAGAGGAACCGGGATGAAAACCCTCTGGCAACACTGCCACGTCGCAACCATGGCCAACGGCGCCTATTCGATCATCGAGGATGCCGCGATCGTGACATCCGGCACGCTGATCGAGTGGATCGGCCCGCGCACTCAATTGCCGTCCGGCGAATACCCCGCGGTCAATGACCTGCAGGGCGCGTGGGTCACTCCCGGCCTGATCGACTGCCACACCCACACCGTGTTCGGCGGCAACCGCAGCGGTGAGTTCGAAAAACGTCTGCAAGGCGTCAGCTATGCCGAGATCGCCGCGCAGGGCGGCGGCATCGCCAGCACCGTGCGCGCCACCCGTGAAGCCACGGAGGACGAGTTGTTCGCCAGCGCCGCCAAACGTCTGAAAAGCCTGATGCGCGACGGCGTGACCACGGTGGAAATGAAGTCCGGCTACGGTCTCGATCTGGCCAACGAGCGCAAGCTGCTGCGGGTCATCCGGCGTCTGGCCGAAGAGCTGCCGATCAGCGTTCGCAGCACTTGCCTGGCGGCGCACGCCTTGCCGCCGGAGTACAAGGATCGCGCCGACGATTACATCGATCTGATCTGCGAGCAGATGCTCCCGGCCCTTGCCGCTGAAGGTCTGGTCGATGCCGTGGACGCGTTCTGCGAATACCTGGCGTTCTCGCCGGAGCAGGTCGAGCGAGTCTTCGTCGCCGCGCAACAACTCGGACTGCCGGTAAAGCTGCATGCCGAGCAATTGTCCTCGCTGCACGGCTCCAGCCTCGCCGCACGTTACAAAGCCTTGTCCGCCGATCACCTGGAATTCATGGACGAGGCCGACGCGATCGCCATGGCCGCCGCCGACACCGTCGCCGTGCTGCTGCCCGGCGCGTTCTACTTTCTGCGCGAAACCCAGCTGCCGCCGATGGACGCGCTGCGCAGGCACAAGGTGAAGATCGCCATCGCCAGCGACCTCAACCCCGGCACCTCGCCAGCGCTGTCGTTGCGTCTGATGCTGAACATGGCTTGCACCTGTTTCCGCATGACCCCGGAAGAAGCCTTGGCCGGAGCGACCATCCATGCCGCGCAGGCGTTGGGCATGGCGCAGACCCATGGCTCGCTGGAGGTTGGCAAGGTCGCCGATTTCGTGGCGTGGGACATCGAGCGTCCGGCGGATCTGGCCTATTGGCTCGGTGGCGATCTGCACAAGCGCGTCGTGCGTCACGGCGTTGAATCGAATCTGTAGGAGAGCTGTTGTGGACAAGGTTCTGAATTTCAAACAAGGCCGCGTGCCGCTGCTGATCAGCATGCCCCACGCCGGTGTGCGTCTGACCCCGGCGGTCGAAGCCGGGTTGATCCCCGCGGCGAAGAGTTTGCCGGACACCGACTGGCATATCCCGCAACTCTACGATTTCGCCGAGGAGCTGGGCGCTAGCACCTTGGCCGCTGAGTATTCGCGTTTCGTCATCGACCTCAACCGGCCGTCCGACGACAAGCCGTTGTACGCCGGGGCGACCACGGGGTTGTATCCGGCGACCCTTTTCGACGGCATTCCGTTATTTCAGGCAGGTCTGGAGCCGTCGCAAGAGGAGCGCGCGACTTACCTTGAGCAGATCTGGACGCCTTACCATCGCACCTTGCAGCAAGAGCTGGCGCGATTGAAAGCCGAATTCGGTTACGCGCTGTTGTTCGATGCGCACTCGATCCGCTCGATCATCCCGCACCTGTTCGACGGCAAGTTGCCGGACTTCAACCTCGGCACCTTCAATGGCGCCAGTTGTGATCCGCAACTGGCGAGTCAACTGGAAGCGATCTGCGCGCGGCACGAGCAGTTCACCCATGTGCTTAACGGTCGCTTTAAGGGCGGACACATCACCCGCCAGTACGGCGACCCGGCGCACAACATCCACGCCGTGCAGCTGGAACTGTGCCAGTCCACCTACATGGAAGAGTTCGAACCGTTCCGCTACCGCGCCGACCTGGCCGAGCCAACGCGGGGGTGCTCAGGGAATTGCTGCAGGGACTGCTCGCTTGGGGTGAAAAACACCACAACGCCTGATGCACCCCTGAGCTGCCGAAGGCTGCGATCTTTGATCGTTCCCACGCAGAGCGTGGGAACGATCAGGCCCCGGAGCATGCTCATTGACGCAAATCGGGTTTATGATGCCCAACGGCAGAATAATACGAGTCCCCCAGGGATGACCTCGACCCCTTACGGAGCGCGCAATGCAGACTTTGTTTCCGCAGATCAAACCCCACGCCCGGCACGATCTGGCTGTCGATGACACCCATACGCTGTACGTCGATGAGAGCGGCTCGCCGGAGGGATTGCCGGTGGTATTCATCCACGGTGGCCCCGGCGCCGGTTGCGATGCGCAGAGCCGGCGCTATTTCGATCCGAATCTGTATCGCATTGTCACCTTCGACCAGCGCGGCTGCGGTCGTTCCACCCCGCATGCGAGCCTGGAAAACAACACCACCTGGGATCTGGTCGAGGATCTCGAGCGCATCCGCAAGCATCTGGGCATTGAAAA contains:
- a CDS encoding cytosine permease is translated as MAVNNERAGTNPLIERRSIDYIPEAERHGRLFSQFTLWMGANLQITAIVTGALAVVLGGDVFWSLIGLLIGQLLGGGVMALHAAQGPKLGLPQMISSRVQFGVYGAAIPIVLVCLMYLGFTATGTVLSGQALGQLFGVSDSVGILIFASVIVLVTVLGYRVIHWIGRVASVIGVIAFVFLFWRLMSQTDVGALLQIRHFSWSSFLLAVSLAASWQIAFGPYVADYSRYLPSATSSVKTFFAAGAGSVIGAQVAMILGVFAAASANGQFAGHEVAYIVGLGGTGATAALLYFSIAFGKVTISTLNSYGSFMCIATIISGFKGHLTVSRMQRLVFVLFIVGAATLIALLGQHSFLGAFKSFILFLLAFFTPWSAINLVDYYCITRERYDVPALADPNGRYGRWNLLGISVYVFGVLVQLPFISTKFYTGPLVAALGDVDISWIIGLVLPAAVYYFCAKKWHSAVPDRLILPVEQNSTPQAKNSGTGRAAAQA
- a CDS encoding ABC transporter substrate-binding protein — translated: MKSSKTLLTTLLSMGLLASAGATQAAGWCESGKPVKFAGLNWESGMLLTDVLQVVLEKGYGCKTDSLPGNSITMENALSSNDIQVFAEEWVGRSEVWNKAEKAGKVVGVGAPVVGAVEGWYVPRYVIEGDAKRKLEAKAPDLKNIADLGKYSAVFKDAEEPSKGRFYNCPAGWTCELDNSEMLKRYGLENSYTNFRPGTGPALDAAVLSSYKRGEPILFYYWSPTPLMGQIDAVRLEDQAQSNKTISIKVGLSKTFHDEAPELVAVLEKVNLPIDLLNQNLGRMAKERIESAKLAKIFLKEHPEVWHAWVSDDAAKKIDAAL
- a CDS encoding proline/glycine betaine ABC transporter permease — protein: MFPESFTFSIADWVNGWVDSLVTNYGDVFRHISDTLLWAIVSLEGLLRAAPWWLMLAIVGVIAWHATRKVVTTAVIVGLLFLVGAVGLWDKLMQTLALMMVATIISVLIGIPLGILSARSNRLRSVLMPLLDIMQTMPSFVYLIPVLMLFGLGKVPAIFATVIYAAPPLIRLTDLGIRQVDGEVMEAINAFGANRWQQLFGVQLPLALPSIMAGINQTTMMALSMVVIASMIGARGLGEDVLVGIQTLNVGRGLEAGLAIVILAVVIDRITQAYGRPRHEVSK
- the hutH gene encoding histidine ammonia-lyase, producing the protein MSQAEKIIITGAPLRWQDVVAVARHRAPLELSSETWARIDNAQAIVQRIVASGERAYGVNTGLGGLSNVSLQDEQLSQLSRNTLLSHACGVGPVLSDEQTRAIICAAIHNYSHGKSGLHRRVVEGLLALLNRGITPQVPSQGSVGYLTHMAHVGIALLGVGNVSYRGRIIPAQQALAEEGLQPVQLGAKDGLCLVNGTPCMTGLSCLAIADATRLLQWADVIGAMSFEAQRGQIDAFDAEIIALKPHPGMQQVGNNLRALLDGSEVIAASKGIRTQDALSIRSIPQVHGAARDQLEHAIKQVEAELNGCTDNPLLLGTPDNFRVMSQANPHGQSVAMAADLLAIAMAEIGSIAERRLDRLVNPHVSGLPAFLVANPGVNSGMMIVQYVAASLCAENRQLAQPAVLDNYITSGLQEDHLSMGTNAALKLHRALENCTQILAIEYLLAAQAFEFLKEQRFGVGTDRAWKLLRETVPAYDQDRWLAPDIAAAATVLKHPNLPHNVLPDLH
- the hutI gene encoding imidazolonepropionase, which produces MKTLWQHCHVATMANGAYSIIEDAAIVTSGTLIEWIGPRTQLPSGEYPAVNDLQGAWVTPGLIDCHTHTVFGGNRSGEFEKRLQGVSYAEIAAQGGGIASTVRATREATEDELFASAAKRLKSLMRDGVTTVEMKSGYGLDLANERKLLRVIRRLAEELPISVRSTCLAAHALPPEYKDRADDYIDLICEQMLPALAAEGLVDAVDAFCEYLAFSPEQVERVFVAAQQLGLPVKLHAEQLSSLHGSSLAARYKALSADHLEFMDEADAIAMAAADTVAVLLPGAFYFLRETQLPPMDALRRHKVKIAIASDLNPGTSPALSLRLMLNMACTCFRMTPEEALAGATIHAAQALGMAQTHGSLEVGKVADFVAWDIERPADLAYWLGGDLHKRVVRHGVESNL